From the genome of Anoxybacillus amylolyticus, one region includes:
- the glmS gene encoding glutamine--fructose-6-phosphate transaminase (isomerizing), which produces MCGIVGYIGEQPSKEILLYGLEKLEYRGYDSAGIALLNGQGVHVFKEKGRIADLRAIVAEDVDAPLGIGHTRWATHGVPNRVNAHPHQSASGRFTLVHNGVIENYELLKRDYLAHVSFKSDTDTEVIVQLIETFVNDGLTVEEAFRKALSLLKGSYAIALIDAENNGVIYAAKNKSPLLAGLGEGFNVVASDALAMLQVTSQYVELMDKEIVIVTKESVTIKKLNGEVVERAPYVAELDASDIEKGTYPYYMLKEIDEQPLVIRRLIEKYRNEQGELAIDEDIVQAVNEADRLYIVACGTSYHAGLVGKQLIENWAKIPVEVHIASEFSYNMPLLSEKPLFIYISQSGETADSRAVLVRTKELGHKSLTITNVPGSTLSREADYTLLLHAGPEIAVASTKAYTAQIAVLAMLASVAAKAKGIALDVDVTKELGIVANAMETLCDAKHEMEQIAREYLATTRNCFFIGRAVDYYVVLEGALKLKEISYIQAEGFAGGELKHGTIALIENGTPVIALATQEHVNLSIRGNVKEVVARGANPCIISMKGLDMEDDRFVIPAVHPMLTPLVSVVPLQLIAYYAALHRGCDVDKPRNLAKSVTVE; this is translated from the coding sequence ATGTGCGGAATCGTTGGTTATATTGGTGAACAACCATCAAAAGAAATTTTATTGTACGGATTAGAAAAATTAGAATATCGCGGGTATGACTCCGCAGGTATTGCGCTATTAAATGGACAAGGTGTACATGTGTTCAAAGAAAAAGGACGGATTGCCGATTTGCGTGCGATTGTCGCAGAAGATGTGGACGCACCGCTTGGCATTGGTCATACACGTTGGGCGACACATGGCGTGCCAAACCGCGTCAATGCCCATCCACACCAAAGTGCATCAGGCCGCTTTACGCTTGTGCACAATGGGGTGATTGAAAACTATGAGTTGCTAAAACGTGATTATTTAGCACACGTGTCGTTTAAAAGTGACACAGATACAGAAGTGATCGTTCAGCTAATTGAAACGTTTGTAAACGACGGATTAACGGTAGAAGAAGCGTTTCGTAAGGCGCTTTCGTTATTGAAAGGTTCGTATGCGATCGCTTTAATTGATGCAGAAAATAATGGTGTCATTTATGCTGCGAAAAACAAAAGCCCGCTTTTAGCTGGATTAGGCGAAGGGTTTAATGTTGTTGCAAGCGATGCGTTGGCGATGCTGCAAGTGACCAGTCAATATGTTGAGTTAATGGATAAAGAAATCGTAATCGTCACAAAAGAAAGTGTGACGATTAAAAAGTTAAATGGGGAAGTGGTAGAGCGTGCGCCATACGTAGCGGAATTGGATGCAAGCGACATTGAAAAAGGAACGTATCCTTATTACATGTTAAAAGAAATTGACGAACAGCCGCTCGTCATTCGCCGTTTAATTGAAAAATATCGCAACGAACAAGGCGAGCTAGCGATTGATGAAGACATCGTGCAAGCAGTGAATGAAGCCGATCGTTTGTATATCGTTGCTTGCGGCACGAGCTATCATGCTGGCTTAGTCGGTAAACAATTGATTGAAAACTGGGCGAAAATCCCTGTTGAAGTGCATATCGCAAGCGAGTTTTCTTACAACATGCCGCTTTTATCGGAAAAACCGTTATTTATTTATATTTCACAAAGCGGAGAAACGGCGGACAGCCGTGCGGTGCTTGTACGCACGAAAGAGCTTGGTCATAAATCATTAACGATTACGAACGTGCCAGGTTCGACATTATCGCGCGAAGCAGACTATACGCTTCTTCTCCATGCTGGACCAGAAATCGCTGTCGCATCAACGAAAGCATATACAGCGCAAATTGCCGTGCTTGCGATGTTAGCATCGGTTGCCGCAAAAGCAAAAGGCATTGCGCTTGATGTCGACGTCACAAAAGAGCTTGGCATTGTTGCGAATGCGATGGAGACACTTTGCGATGCAAAACATGAAATGGAGCAAATTGCGCGCGAGTATTTAGCGACAACACGCAACTGCTTCTTTATCGGTCGTGCGGTTGACTATTATGTCGTATTAGAAGGTGCATTAAAGCTAAAAGAAATTTCTTACATTCAAGCAGAAGGGTTTGCGGGTGGAGAATTGAAGCACGGCACAATCGCTTTAATTGAAAACGGAACACCAGTGATTGCCCTAGCGACACAAGAACATGTCAACTTAAGCATTCGCGGGAACGTAAAAGAAGTTGTCGCTCGCGGCGCTAATCCGTGCATCATCTCGATGAAAGGATTAGACATGGAGGACGACCGTTTCGTCATCCCAGCCGTTCATCCGATGCTTACACCGCTTGTGTCTGTCGTGCCATTGCAATTAATTGCTTACTATGCGGCATTACACCGTGGCTGCGACGTCGACAAACCGCGCAATTTAGCGAAATCAGTGACGGTGGAGTAA
- a CDS encoding acyl-CoA thioesterase: protein MEVSVEQSKTIQTRLVLPSDTNHLGTIFGGTVLAYIDEIAAVSAMRHARKAVVTVSIDKVDFISSAKVGDILKLEAFVYSTGRTSMKVFVKVETEDLFTGEHCLTTTCFLTMVAIDQNKKPTPVPKVIISEREEKLVQLYQQNKRNNKA, encoded by the coding sequence ATGGAAGTGAGCGTCGAGCAGTCGAAAACAATTCAAACGCGGCTCGTATTGCCTTCTGATACGAACCATCTCGGCACGATTTTTGGCGGTACCGTTTTAGCTTATATTGATGAAATTGCGGCAGTATCCGCCATGCGCCATGCACGGAAAGCGGTCGTCACCGTTTCGATCGACAAAGTTGACTTTATTTCTTCAGCGAAAGTTGGCGATATTTTAAAACTCGAAGCATTCGTCTATTCGACCGGACGCACATCAATGAAAGTATTCGTCAAAGTCGAAACAGAAGATTTATTTACAGGCGAACATTGCTTAACAACCACATGCTTTTTAACAATGGTCGCCATCGATCAAAACAAAAAACCGACGCCTGTTCCAAAAGTCATCATTAGCGAACGAGAAGAAAAGCTTGTACAACTGTATCAGCAAAACAAACGAAACAACAAGGCATAG
- the cdaA gene encoding diadenylate cyclase CdaA has protein sequence MSFGELPVLSYVTKVVDILVVWYVIYKLIMVIRGTKAVQLLKGIILIILVRIVSNFLGLSTLQWLMDQALTWGFLAIIIIFQPELRRALEQLGRGKLFSRSTIPEEEERAQMVEAIVKATEYMAKRRIGALISVERETGMGDYIETGIPLNACVSSELLINIFIPNTPLHDGAVIIQKNFIAAAGCYLPLSESPFISKELGTRHRAALGISEVTDSVTVIVSEETGAVSVTKNGELHRDLTPEQFSELLKKELIPATKTTSSSRWQWRGKKHG, from the coding sequence ATGTCTTTTGGAGAGCTCCCGGTGTTGAGTTATGTCACAAAAGTCGTCGATATTCTTGTTGTTTGGTACGTTATTTATAAATTAATTATGGTCATCCGTGGAACGAAGGCGGTTCAGCTTTTAAAAGGAATCATTCTTATTATATTAGTAAGAATTGTAAGTAATTTTTTAGGGCTTAGTACACTACAATGGTTGATGGATCAAGCATTAACGTGGGGATTTTTAGCGATTATCATCATTTTCCAACCAGAACTAAGAAGAGCGCTTGAACAGCTAGGAAGGGGAAAATTGTTTTCTAGAAGTACGATTCCAGAAGAAGAAGAGCGGGCACAGATGGTAGAAGCGATTGTCAAGGCGACCGAATACATGGCCAAACGGCGTATAGGTGCTCTTATCTCTGTTGAGCGTGAAACGGGGATGGGGGACTACATTGAAACAGGAATTCCTTTGAATGCCTGCGTTTCGTCCGAGTTGTTGATTAATATTTTCATTCCGAACACACCGCTACACGACGGGGCAGTCATTATTCAAAAAAATTTTATCGCCGCAGCGGGATGTTATTTACCGTTATCGGAGAGCCCGTTTATTTCAAAAGAACTGGGAACACGTCATCGTGCGGCATTAGGAATTAGTGAAGTGACAGACAGTGTGACAGTTATTGTATCAGAGGAAACGGGTGCGGTGTCAGTAACCAAAAACGGGGAGCTACATCGGGATTTAACTCCAGAACAATTTTCCGAATTACTGAAAAAGGAGCTAATCCCAGCAACAAAGACGACTTCTTCATCCCGTTGGCAATGGAGGGGGAAGAAGCATGGATAA
- a CDS encoding CdaR family protein — translation MDNLMNNHWFMKIFALLLAIMLYMSVNIEGKESKSGITRNSIGQTDVETVTNVPVVTYYDEQNLVVSGVPKTVNVTLEGPASIVKPTALQRDFEIYVDLANLELGTYTVPLKYKNISDKLKVTIEPSTTKVTIQEKVSRDFSVDVDFIHKNKLVDGYSVEEPIVKPSVVTITGAKDVVERIALVKARVDLDGAVDTVKQESRVRAYDREGKLLDVNINPSVVEVTVPIKSPSKSVPLKINRTGTLKAGLSIVKIEAVPSEVTIFGPKDKIDPIEFIDGITINLDDITSDTTLEVPVPLPEGVKSVDPAKVKIHIEVQQEETKTFSSLPIHIIGLGDKYNVQFLNPKDGNMDVQVYGAPSVLNSIRADDLQLYVNASELGVGEHDVEVEVNGPQNITWKLPDNKAKIRISQRS, via the coding sequence CTGGATAATTTAATGAATAACCATTGGTTTATGAAAATTTTTGCGCTGCTATTGGCGATTATGTTGTATATGTCAGTCAATATTGAAGGGAAAGAGTCAAAATCAGGGATTACGCGCAATTCAATTGGTCAGACAGATGTGGAAACCGTGACCAATGTTCCTGTCGTCACGTATTATGATGAGCAGAATTTAGTGGTGTCCGGTGTCCCCAAAACAGTGAATGTGACGCTAGAAGGGCCTGCAAGCATTGTAAAGCCGACGGCGTTGCAGCGGGATTTTGAAATATATGTTGATTTAGCAAACTTAGAGTTAGGGACATATACCGTTCCGCTGAAATATAAAAACATTTCCGATAAGCTCAAGGTGACGATTGAACCATCTACAACGAAAGTAACAATCCAAGAGAAAGTTTCTCGTGATTTCTCTGTTGATGTTGACTTTATTCATAAAAATAAATTGGTTGATGGCTATTCTGTGGAAGAGCCAATTGTAAAGCCGAGTGTCGTCACGATTACGGGAGCGAAAGATGTAGTAGAAAGGATAGCACTAGTGAAGGCAAGAGTTGACCTAGATGGAGCTGTCGATACAGTGAAGCAAGAATCACGAGTAAGGGCGTACGATCGCGAAGGAAAGTTGTTAGATGTAAACATTAACCCTTCTGTCGTGGAGGTGACGGTGCCAATTAAAAGCCCAAGCAAGTCGGTTCCCCTAAAAATTAATCGGACAGGGACTTTAAAAGCAGGGCTAAGTATTGTTAAAATAGAAGCCGTTCCGAGTGAAGTGACGATTTTCGGTCCGAAAGACAAAATTGACCCGATTGAGTTTATTGATGGCATTACGATTAATCTCGATGATATTACGAGCGATACGACGCTAGAAGTGCCAGTTCCGCTTCCAGAAGGGGTTAAAAGTGTTGATCCAGCGAAGGTAAAAATTCATATCGAGGTACAACAGGAAGAGACAAAAACGTTCTCGTCTTTGCCGATCCACATTATTGGATTAGGAGACAAATACAATGTGCAATTTTTAAATCCGAAAGACGGGAACATGGATGTCCAAGTATACGGTGCTCCTAGTGTACTTAACAGCATTCGAGCGGACGACCTTCAGCTGTATGTGAATGCGAGTGAGTTAGGGGTCGGTGAGCACGATGTGGAAGTCGAAGTGAACGGTCCACAAAATATTACATGGAAGTTGCCAGACAATAAAGCGAAGATTCGAATTAGCCAGCGATCATGA
- a CDS encoding uroporphyrinogen decarboxylase/cobalamine-independent methonine synthase family protein, protein MFIRSSNVGYPRIGEKREWKKALDSFWNGQINEQQFIKTMEHIRLDSIRKQLERGIDLIPIGDFSLYDHVLDTAFMFGYVPERFKQMDNVLAQYFAMARGTNGQHALEMTKWFNTNYHYIVPEIEQTKPGLVENRLLKEYKLVKETFHVETKPVLLGPITFLLLSKQYERHEWRKHLAQLVPVYVELLKQLSEAGVSFVQIDEPILVQNVDDDIIDAFRDVYEVFHRDVPNIISFA, encoded by the coding sequence TTGTTCATCCGTAGTTCAAATGTAGGATATCCGCGCATTGGTGAGAAAAGAGAATGGAAAAAAGCGTTAGATTCTTTTTGGAATGGGCAAATAAACGAACAGCAATTCATAAAAACGATGGAACACATTCGACTCGATTCGATTCGTAAACAGTTAGAAAGAGGAATTGATCTCATTCCAATCGGAGATTTTTCTTTATACGATCACGTGTTAGATACAGCTTTTATGTTCGGATATGTTCCAGAGCGATTTAAACAAATGGACAATGTGCTCGCGCAATATTTTGCGATGGCGCGCGGGACGAATGGGCAACATGCCCTTGAAATGACGAAATGGTTTAATACAAATTACCATTACATCGTTCCTGAGATTGAGCAAACAAAGCCAGGATTAGTGGAAAATCGCCTATTGAAAGAATACAAGCTTGTAAAGGAAACATTCCATGTGGAAACAAAGCCTGTGTTGCTTGGGCCGATTACGTTTCTTTTGCTTTCTAAGCAATACGAGAGACACGAGTGGCGCAAACATCTCGCACAGTTAGTTCCTGTTTATGTGGAATTATTAAAACAACTAAGCGAAGCGGGCGTGTCATTCGTACAAATCGATGAACCGATTCTCGTTCAAAATGTAGATGATGACATCATCGATGCCTTTCGTGATGTGTATGAAGTTTTTCATCGCGATGTACCAAATATCATTAGCTTTGCATAA
- a CDS encoding SagB/ThcOx family dehydrogenase yields the protein MKYFFNPMLRYFHLQNEEYVLDLLNEEYYSVEILYNELIFEILKITSNQPCNKNEIVAQILSLYEIDKDLLFQFLEQLIKEKLLLSELDYRKEWLDLQELWKTFNWNEAYVYQLFNNAKKKLDYSQSGYEIDIEGMREFKREKNPPSIYKEYDSKQKRVRLKEVATISTTNFSVRDVMISKKAKSSKINFDQLSYLLKMVFGRQGIKTTSLGDEYLLKTSPSGGIKHPTECYLITTNNIKLSELSKNSVYHYSVYSNNLVEINNLSEINLQKVCPLIKENLNHYSLIIILTSIFERSMYRYRESRSFKAVNIDVGHLLSSATLILDSLNISYNLSHSTSFEYVNSLLNIDGLKEASIGYIAIK from the coding sequence ATGAAATATTTTTTTAATCCAATGCTTCGATATTTTCATTTACAAAATGAGGAATATGTATTGGATTTATTAAACGAGGAATATTATTCTGTGGAAATATTATACAATGAGTTAATATTTGAGATACTTAAAATAACTAGTAATCAACCTTGTAATAAAAATGAGATTGTTGCTCAAATTCTAAGCCTTTACGAAATAGATAAAGACTTATTGTTTCAATTCTTAGAACAGTTGATTAAAGAAAAACTTTTATTGAGTGAATTAGATTATAGAAAAGAATGGTTAGATTTACAGGAACTTTGGAAAACTTTTAACTGGAACGAAGCATATGTATATCAGTTATTTAATAATGCAAAAAAGAAACTAGATTATTCTCAGTCTGGTTATGAAATTGATATAGAGGGTATGAGGGAATTTAAGAGAGAAAAAAATCCCCCGTCAATTTATAAAGAATATGATTCTAAACAAAAAAGAGTGCGCTTGAAAGAAGTAGCGACAATTAGTACAACTAATTTTTCCGTAAGGGATGTAATGATATCTAAAAAGGCAAAGAGTTCAAAGATAAACTTTGATCAATTATCATATCTCTTAAAAATGGTTTTTGGTCGTCAGGGAATAAAAACTACAAGTTTAGGAGACGAATACTTGCTAAAGACTAGTCCAAGTGGAGGGATTAAACATCCTACAGAATGCTATTTAATTACAACAAACAACATAAAACTAAGTGAGTTGAGTAAAAATTCAGTATATCATTATAGTGTCTATTCAAACAACTTAGTAGAAATAAATAACTTATCGGAAATTAACCTACAAAAAGTTTGTCCATTAATTAAAGAAAATTTAAATCATTACTCTTTAATAATAATTTTAACAAGTATTTTTGAACGGAGTATGTATAGGTATCGAGAAAGTAGATCTTTTAAGGCTGTTAATATTGATGTAGGACATTTGCTGTCTTCAGCAACGTTGATTTTAGATAGTTTAAACATATCTTATAATTTGAGCCATTCAACTTCCTTTGAATATGTTAATTCATTATTAAATATTGATGGACTGAAGGAAGCCAGCATTGGTTACATAGCTATTAAATAA
- a CDS encoding IS630 family transposase produces MVLLHVDETHVRAYQALRTTWAEVGNQKQVPSYGHHAHVSIFGAVDVQQGDVVFHRASSANAETFLDFLRLLKEKYPNRFIVLVLDNARIHHANMVQAFLDCEEGGAFHFIFLPPYSPHLNPIERLWKWLKDEVIANVLHKNQNDIAQSITRFEQYVLQHPDEVLRRIGCAA; encoded by the coding sequence ATGGTTCTGCTTCATGTAGATGAGACGCATGTTCGCGCCTATCAAGCGCTCCGTACGACATGGGCAGAAGTGGGCAATCAAAAACAAGTGCCAAGCTACGGTCACCACGCTCACGTTTCCATTTTTGGAGCAGTCGACGTTCAACAAGGCGATGTCGTGTTTCATCGTGCGTCATCCGCCAATGCCGAGACGTTCCTAGACTTTTTGCGCCTGTTGAAAGAGAAATATCCGAATCGATTCATCGTGCTTGTGTTGGACAATGCACGGATTCATCATGCCAACATGGTGCAAGCATTCCTCGATTGTGAAGAAGGCGGTGCATTTCACTTTATTTTTCTGCCACCGTATTCGCCTCATTTGAATCCGATTGAACGGTTGTGGAAGTGGCTGAAAGATGAAGTCATTGCCAACGTCTTGCATAAAAATCAAAACGACATTGCCCAGTCTATTACTCGTTTTGAACAATATGTGTTGCAGCACCCAGATGAAGTGTTGCGCCGCATCGGGTGTGCTGCGTGA
- the glmM gene encoding phosphoglucosamine mutase, translating into MGKYFGTDGVRGVANSELTPELAFKIGRCGGYVLTKDKERPKVLIGRDTRISGHMLEGALVAGLLSIGAEVMRLGVISTPGVAYLTKALGAQAGIMISASHNPVQDNGIKFFGPDGFKLSDEQELEIEALLDSEQDTLPRPIGKNLGQVNDYFEGGQKYLQYLKQTVDEDFSGIHVALDCAHGATSSLATHLFADLDADVSTMGASPNGLNINDSVGSTHPEALAAFVKEKEADVGLAFDGDGDRLIAVDENGQIVDGDQIMYICAKYLNEHGRLKHQTVVSTVMSNLGFYKALEAQGIKSVQTAVGDRYVVEEMKKNGYNLGGEQSGHIIFLDYNTTGDGLLTALQLVNIMKMTKKPLSELAGEMKKYPQTLVNVKVTDKQEAIANEEVQRVIREVEEEMAGNGRILVRPSGTEPLVRVMAEASTNELCDQYVERIASVIRDRFGA; encoded by the coding sequence ATGGGTAAGTATTTTGGTACCGATGGTGTACGCGGAGTAGCAAACAGTGAATTAACACCAGAGTTGGCGTTTAAAATCGGCCGCTGCGGCGGATATGTGCTTACGAAAGACAAAGAACGTCCGAAAGTGTTAATTGGGCGTGACACACGTATTTCTGGACATATGTTGGAAGGAGCGCTTGTCGCAGGATTGCTTTCCATTGGAGCGGAGGTCATGCGTCTTGGCGTCATTTCGACGCCAGGCGTGGCCTATTTGACAAAAGCGTTAGGAGCACAGGCTGGGATCATGATTTCTGCCTCACATAATCCCGTGCAAGATAACGGCATTAAGTTTTTCGGTCCAGATGGGTTTAAATTGTCAGATGAACAAGAGCTAGAAATTGAAGCACTTCTTGATAGTGAACAAGATACGTTACCTCGCCCAATCGGTAAAAATTTAGGGCAAGTAAACGACTATTTTGAAGGCGGACAAAAATATTTACAATATTTAAAGCAAACGGTGGACGAAGATTTTTCGGGCATTCACGTTGCGCTTGATTGCGCCCATGGGGCAACGTCGTCATTAGCGACGCATTTATTTGCCGATTTAGATGCCGATGTGTCTACGATGGGCGCGTCTCCAAACGGATTAAACATTAACGACAGTGTCGGTTCGACACACCCAGAGGCGTTAGCCGCGTTTGTGAAGGAAAAAGAGGCCGATGTGGGCTTGGCGTTTGATGGCGATGGCGACCGATTAATTGCCGTTGATGAAAACGGTCAAATCGTTGACGGTGACCAAATTATGTACATTTGCGCGAAATATTTAAATGAACATGGCCGCTTAAAGCATCAAACGGTTGTATCGACGGTGATGAGCAATCTCGGTTTTTATAAAGCGCTTGAAGCACAAGGAATCAAAAGCGTACAAACAGCAGTTGGCGACCGTTACGTTGTCGAAGAGATGAAAAAGAACGGCTACAATTTAGGTGGAGAACAATCGGGGCATATTATTTTCCTCGATTACAACACGACAGGTGACGGGTTACTGACGGCGTTACAGCTTGTCAACATTATGAAAATGACGAAAAAGCCGCTTTCTGAGCTGGCGGGGGAAATGAAAAAATATCCACAAACATTAGTGAACGTGAAAGTAACAGACAAACAGGAGGCGATTGCGAATGAAGAGGTACAGCGTGTCATTCGCGAAGTAGAAGAAGAGATGGCTGGAAACGGCCGCATTCTCGTTCGCCCGTCTGGTACCGAACCGCTCGTTCGCGTGATGGCAGAAGCGTCAACAAATGAACTTTGCGATCAATACGTCGAGCGCATTGCCTCTGTTATTCGCGACCGATTTGGCGCATAA
- a CDS encoding anti-sigma factor family protein: MKCPDHVVQWMHDYLDGDIAPNDEQALREHLQQCPSCSHHFNSLKKTVAFIQHCSHLVPSADFTVNVMARLPKEKRRIRLGRWLKNHPFIAAASLFFLLMIGSLYTMWNQEQQFSVSTRENVVIHGHTVIVPKGKTVDGDIVVRNGTIKIEGKVNGNVTVIHGEKYLASAGQVTGEVEEINEAFDWIWYNIKSAVKGLLE, from the coding sequence ATGAAGTGTCCGGATCATGTCGTGCAGTGGATGCATGATTATTTAGATGGTGATATCGCCCCTAACGATGAACAAGCGCTGCGAGAACATTTGCAGCAATGTCCATCATGTTCTCATCATTTTAATAGCTTAAAAAAGACGGTGGCATTTATTCAGCACTGTTCGCATCTCGTCCCGTCCGCAGATTTTACAGTAAACGTTATGGCAAGGCTGCCGAAAGAAAAGAGAAGAATTCGTTTAGGCAGATGGTTAAAAAATCACCCGTTTATCGCAGCAGCATCATTGTTTTTCCTTTTAATGATTGGTAGCCTATATACGATGTGGAATCAAGAGCAGCAATTTTCTGTTTCTACGCGCGAAAACGTCGTTATCCATGGCCATACCGTCATTGTGCCGAAAGGAAAAACAGTGGATGGTGACATTGTCGTGCGAAATGGAACGATTAAAATTGAAGGAAAAGTCAACGGTAACGTCACTGTGATCCATGGGGAAAAGTATCTGGCTTCTGCTGGACAAGTAACGGGCGAAGTGGAAGAAATCAATGAAGCGTTTGATTGGATTTGGTATAATATAAAAAGCGCAGTAAAAGGTTTGTTGGAGTAA
- the sigW gene encoding RNA polymerase sigma factor SigW, which translates to MDLFVNKRIKAIQKGDQNAYAEIVELYKEKVYRICYRMLGNRHEAEDAAQEAFIRAYVNIDRYNPAMKFSSWLYRIATNLSIDKLRKKKPDVYLDEEVSGAEGLTMYSQLPATDVSPEDTVESLELQETVQKAIEKLPEKYRSVIVLKYIEDLSLQEISEILDLPIGTVKTRIHRGREALRKHLGHL; encoded by the coding sequence ATGGACTTGTTTGTGAACAAAAGAATTAAAGCGATTCAAAAGGGTGACCAAAATGCGTATGCGGAAATTGTCGAGCTTTATAAAGAGAAAGTGTATCGAATTTGTTACCGCATGCTCGGTAATCGCCATGAGGCAGAGGACGCGGCACAAGAAGCGTTTATTCGCGCATATGTAAACATTGATAGGTACAACCCAGCGATGAAGTTTTCCTCGTGGCTATATCGAATTGCGACTAACTTGTCCATCGACAAATTGCGCAAAAAAAAGCCGGATGTATATTTAGACGAAGAAGTAAGCGGAGCAGAAGGGCTGACGATGTATTCTCAACTTCCTGCAACCGATGTCTCTCCGGAAGATACGGTAGAAAGCTTAGAATTGCAAGAAACGGTGCAAAAAGCGATTGAAAAGCTTCCGGAAAAATACCGAAGCGTTATTGTGTTAAAATATATAGAAGATTTGTCGTTACAAGAAATAAGCGAAATTCTTGATTTACCGATCGGGACTGTGAAAACAAGAATTCACCGCGGCAGAGAAGCGTTACGAAAGCATTTAGGTCATTTATAA
- a CDS encoding IS4 family transposase codes for MDCITFQALWKELDVRVFSKLIPIIDVDKYIKKLSAYRFLQLLIFAQINEIDSLTAMAKHVKDTKELHTELELDAISTSQLSRKLKHLSPSLFETIFHHLVQTIQRQLQATPTVEQIRRLHIIDSTTMSMCIGQYPWATFRKTKAGVRLHLRVVVQNDMTIPDRGVLLPAKHADRTQMEELITYDEEAIYLFNRGYVDYQQFDRLCEEGISFITRLKDNAIVEVWNEQRPDDESMMRDQEGVLGTNKTKMKHPLRLIQTKDSEGTVIVLVTNCFDRSAKEIADLYRCRWKIETFFKWMKQHLRIKRFWGTSENAVYTQIWVALITYCLQVLLQVKTGYKGTLLEVKRTIRLLLFQPFSEVIRSLFRKPSRKSKGRRTYRWVEEFERIEQQWVEGEVEHLDELEYDPIFLAPWK; via the coding sequence ATGGATTGTATCACATTTCAAGCGCTTTGGAAAGAGCTCGATGTGCGTGTTTTTTCGAAACTAATCCCTATCATCGACGTAGATAAATACATCAAAAAGCTGTCTGCGTATCGTTTTTTACAATTGTTGATTTTTGCGCAAATCAACGAAATCGACAGCTTGACAGCGATGGCGAAACACGTAAAAGACACGAAAGAGCTTCACACGGAATTGGAGTTGGATGCCATTAGTACGTCGCAACTATCAAGGAAGCTAAAACATCTTTCTCCATCGTTATTCGAGACGATTTTCCATCATCTCGTACAGACGATTCAGCGTCAACTCCAAGCAACACCGACGGTGGAACAGATTCGTCGATTACACATTATTGATTCGACAACGATGAGCATGTGCATCGGGCAATATCCGTGGGCAACGTTTCGGAAAACCAAAGCAGGCGTTCGCCTTCATTTGCGGGTGGTGGTGCAAAACGACATGACGATTCCTGATCGAGGGGTTCTCCTTCCTGCCAAACACGCAGATCGAACACAAATGGAGGAACTCATCACCTACGATGAGGAAGCCATTTATTTATTCAATCGGGGATATGTCGATTACCAGCAGTTCGATCGATTGTGCGAAGAAGGAATTTCGTTCATCACCCGTTTGAAAGACAATGCGATTGTCGAAGTATGGAATGAACAACGCCCAGATGACGAGTCGATGATGCGGGATCAAGAAGGGGTTCTTGGGACGAACAAGACGAAAATGAAACATCCCCTTCGCCTGATTCAAACGAAGGACAGCGAAGGAACGGTCATTGTCTTAGTGACCAATTGTTTCGATCGATCCGCCAAGGAAATCGCAGATTTGTATCGCTGTCGGTGGAAAATTGAAACGTTTTTTAAATGGATGAAGCAACATTTACGAATCAAACGGTTTTGGGGAACGAGCGAGAACGCGGTGTATACGCAAATCTGGGTGGCACTCATCACTTACTGCTTGCAAGTCCTTCTACAAGTGAAAACAGGGTATAAGGGGACATTGTTAGAAGTGAAGCGAACAATCCGTCTGCTTCTTTTCCAGCCATTTTCGGAAGTGATTCGCTCGTTGTTTCGGAAACCGTCTCGAAAATCGAAAGGAAGACGAACCTATCGCTGGGTAGAGGAGTTCGAACGGATAGAGCAACAATGGGTAGAGGGGGAGGTGGAGCATCTCGATGAATTAGAGTATGACCCTATCTTTCTTGCGCCGTGGAAATAG